Proteins from one Salaquimonas pukyongi genomic window:
- the mbfA gene encoding iron exporter MbfA, translating into MVLSLFSRFADFSKRRFDDLSEQEMLALAISSEEDDGRIYEAYAEMLREEFPDSAKIFTEMAEEEDEHRRWLIDLHKEKFGDKIPLIRREHVRGFYARKPIWLAKGTLATIGGIDAIRKQAADMETQAARFYSAAMKRAKDASIRKLLGDLARAEAGHIGAAMNAEKKHTPQDVREEEEAAEHKQFVLTYVQPGLAGLIDGSVSTLAPIFATAFATQDTWTTFLVGLAASVGAGISMGFTEVASDDGVISGRGSPMIRGVVTGVMTTLGGLGHALPYLIPDFWVATYTAIAIVFVELAVITWIQHKYMETPWLKAMMQILLGGALVLGAGVLIGSG; encoded by the coding sequence ATGGTTCTTTCGCTCTTTTCGCGGTTTGCCGATTTTTCAAAACGCCGGTTTGACGACCTTTCCGAACAGGAAATGCTGGCGCTCGCCATCTCCTCGGAAGAAGACGATGGCCGCATCTATGAGGCCTATGCCGAGATGCTGCGCGAGGAGTTTCCCGATTCGGCGAAAATCTTTACCGAGATGGCCGAGGAGGAAGACGAGCACCGCCGCTGGCTGATCGATCTGCACAAGGAGAAATTCGGCGACAAGATTCCGCTGATCCGCCGCGAGCACGTGCGCGGCTTTTATGCCCGCAAGCCGATTTGGCTGGCCAAGGGAACGCTGGCAACCATCGGCGGCATCGATGCGATCCGCAAGCAGGCAGCCGACATGGAAACCCAGGCAGCGCGGTTTTATTCGGCGGCCATGAAACGCGCCAAGGATGCCTCGATCCGCAAACTGCTGGGCGATCTTGCCCGCGCCGAAGCCGGCCATATCGGCGCGGCCATGAACGCCGAGAAAAAACACACGCCCCAGGATGTGCGCGAGGAGGAGGAGGCCGCCGAACACAAGCAGTTCGTGCTGACCTATGTCCAGCCGGGACTGGCAGGGCTCATCGACGGCTCGGTTTCAACCCTGGCGCCGATCTTTGCCACCGCCTTCGCGACCCAGGACACCTGGACGACGTTCCTCGTCGGTCTGGCAGCCTCCGTCGGGGCCGGTATTTCCATGGGCTTCACCGAGGTTGCTTCCGACGATGGGGTGATTTCCGGCCGGGGTTCGCCGATGATCCGCGGCGTGGTGACCGGGGTGATGACGACACTGGGCGGTCTTGGCCACGCCCTGCCCTATCTCATTCCCGATTTCTGGGTGGCGACCTATACGGCAATTGCCATCGTTTTCGTGGAACTCGCCGTGATCACCTGGATACAGCACAAATACATGGAAACCCCGTGGCTGAAGGCAATGATGCAGATCCTCCTCGGCGGCGCGCTGGTCCTCGGTGCCGGCGTACTGATCGGCAGCGGGTGA
- a CDS encoding YiiX/YebB-like N1pC/P60 family cysteine hydrolase, which yields MGIFDTALEKIGKFLARVLVKESSGYRPYTPSDPATLSRTLEPGDILLIEGNQFVSASIKYLTQSTWSHAAFYVGDVLDKTDPKHGGPCVLIEVNLGEGCVATSLDRYKSYNTRICRPVGLTKEDRQKAIDFMISKIGLKYDTRNIFDLLRYFFPTPPVPIRWRRRMLAFGSGEPTKAICSSLIAQAFQSIKYPILPEVTLAPGRAHAESRYARGEILHIRHHSLFTPRDFDLSPYFRIVKPTIEYGFDYKKLSWSGKVSERDILRARQIVDEEKG from the coding sequence ATGGGCATTTTCGATACCGCGCTGGAAAAAATCGGGAAGTTTCTTGCCCGGGTGCTGGTCAAGGAATCCTCCGGCTACCGGCCCTATACCCCATCGGACCCGGCAACCCTGTCGCGCACCCTGGAGCCAGGCGACATTCTGCTGATCGAGGGCAACCAGTTCGTCTCTGCCTCGATCAAGTATCTGACCCAGTCGACCTGGAGCCATGCCGCCTTTTATGTGGGCGATGTGCTGGACAAAACCGATCCGAAGCATGGCGGGCCATGCGTGCTGATCGAGGTCAATCTCGGCGAGGGCTGCGTTGCCACTTCCCTCGACCGCTACAAAAGCTACAACACCCGCATCTGCCGTCCGGTGGGGCTGACCAAGGAAGACCGCCAGAAAGCGATCGATTTCATGATCTCGAAGATCGGGCTGAAATACGATACACGCAACATTTTCGACCTGTTGCGCTATTTCTTCCCAACCCCGCCAGTGCCCATCCGCTGGCGGCGGCGGATGCTGGCCTTCGGCTCGGGGGAGCCGACCAAGGCGATCTGTTCCTCGCTGATCGCCCAGGCCTTTCAGTCGATCAAATACCCCATCCTGCCGGAGGTGACGCTGGCGCCGGGGCGGGCGCATGCGGAGTCACGCTATGCACGGGGCGAGATCCTGCACATCCGCCATCACTCGCTGTTTACCCCGCGCGACTTCGACCTGTCGCCGTATTTTCGCATCGTCAAACCGACGATCGAATACGGCTTCGACTACAAGAAGCTTTCCTGGAGCGGCAAGGTCTCCGAACGCGACATTCTAAGGGCACGGCAGATCGTGGACGAGGAGAAGGGGTGA
- a CDS encoding cold-shock protein: MNTGTVKFFNANKGFGFIAPDDGKPDVFVHISAVEISGLSTLVEGQKLNFDVVLNSKSGKNAAENLQAL, from the coding sequence ATGAACACGGGAACAGTTAAGTTCTTCAATGCAAACAAGGGCTTTGGCTTCATCGCGCCCGACGACGGCAAACCGGACGTCTTTGTCCACATCTCTGCTGTCGAAATCTCAGGCTTAAGTACCCTCGTTGAGGGTCAAAAGCTCAATTTTGATGTTGTACTCAACTCAAAGTCCGGAAAAAACGCGGCAGAGAATCTGCAGGCCCTTTAA
- a CDS encoding benzoate/H(+) symporter BenE family transporter codes for MPISLISSALVAAVVGFAATLALLIAAAQAVGATPAQTASWVTAICLAKVAETLILSWRYKTPIITAWSTAGLALIGASTGLSMEQAVGAFVLAAVLLVITGLFKPVTQLVERIPASVSAGMLGGILLPFVLAAAQSARFEPVFVLPLAVLFFVLRLFNPAFAVIAVLLAGTGYALVSGGIAGSGGLEASRLVFIAPEFSLPALIGLGVPIYLVTMASQNMPGMAVLKTDGYNPPAGPIIAVTGFFSFLSAFFGASTTNLAAITAAICTGKDTHPDRNKRWLVAFPYAASYALFALFGASLAALFSSLPPSLIALVAGLALLGPLANATSIALQKEDNRIAAMATFAITASGIAFFGVGAAFWGLVAGMIILAMQRLRHT; via the coding sequence ATGCCGATTTCCCTGATTTCCAGCGCACTGGTCGCAGCGGTTGTCGGCTTTGCCGCGACGCTTGCCCTGCTGATCGCCGCTGCCCAGGCCGTGGGCGCCACCCCGGCGCAAACGGCGAGCTGGGTTACCGCGATCTGCCTTGCCAAGGTGGCTGAAACGCTCATCCTTTCATGGCGCTACAAAACGCCGATCATTACCGCATGGTCGACAGCGGGGCTGGCGCTGATCGGGGCAAGCACGGGGCTTTCCATGGAACAGGCCGTCGGGGCCTTTGTCCTGGCGGCCGTGCTGCTGGTGATCACCGGACTGTTCAAACCGGTCACGCAACTGGTCGAGCGTATCCCGGCCAGCGTGTCGGCGGGCATGCTGGGCGGCATTCTGCTGCCCTTCGTTCTGGCCGCTGCCCAGTCGGCACGGTTCGAGCCCGTCTTTGTGCTGCCGCTTGCCGTCCTGTTTTTCGTGCTGCGGTTATTCAATCCGGCCTTCGCGGTTATCGCCGTACTGCTGGCGGGCACTGGCTATGCGCTGGTATCGGGCGGGATCGCAGGCTCTGGAGGGCTTGAAGCCTCCAGGCTTGTCTTCATCGCGCCGGAATTCTCCCTGCCGGCCCTGATCGGCCTTGGTGTGCCGATCTATCTGGTCACCATGGCCTCGCAGAACATGCCGGGCATGGCGGTGCTGAAAACCGACGGGTACAACCCGCCGGCCGGGCCGATCATCGCGGTGACCGGCTTCTTTTCCTTCCTGTCGGCCTTTTTCGGTGCTTCCACCACCAATCTGGCCGCCATCACCGCTGCCATCTGTACCGGCAAGGACACCCATCCCGACAGGAACAAGCGCTGGCTGGTCGCCTTTCCCTATGCTGCCAGCTACGCCCTCTTTGCCCTTTTCGGTGCATCGCTTGCAGCGCTGTTTTCCAGCCTGCCGCCGAGCCTGATCGCGCTGGTGGCAGGCCTTGCCCTGCTCGGGCCGCTGGCCAATGCGACCTCGATCGCACTTCAAAAGGAAGACAACCGGATCGCCGCCATGGCCACTTTCGCCATCACTGCCTCGGGCATTGCCTTTTTCGGGGTTGGCGCCGCCTTCTGGGGCCTGGTGGCGGGCATGATCATTCTTGCCATGCAGCGGCTGAGGCACACATGA
- a CDS encoding YidH family protein, with protein MAENEEEKLAQHRTRLSEDRTLMANERTFASWVGAGLGCVGIALGIQAIFRETEPTWIAKMAATVFMATAVLVFLSSRRNARRALERLESHEATPVSRKQLDVIVAILCIGALLITAILWTL; from the coding sequence ATGGCTGAAAACGAAGAGGAAAAACTGGCACAGCATCGTACGCGTCTTTCCGAGGACCGGACCTTGATGGCCAATGAACGGACCTTCGCAAGCTGGGTCGGCGCGGGGCTCGGATGCGTGGGGATTGCGCTTGGTATCCAGGCGATTTTCCGGGAGACCGAACCGACCTGGATCGCCAAGATGGCCGCAACGGTCTTCATGGCAACGGCAGTTTTGGTATTCCTGTCGTCACGGCGTAACGCCCGCCGCGCTCTCGAGCGGCTTGAAAGCCATGAAGCCACGCCGGTTTCCCGCAAACAACTGGATGTCATCGTGGCTATTCTCTGCATCGGTGCCCTTTTGATCACCGCCATTTTGTGGACGCTTTGA
- a CDS encoding CerR family C-terminal domain-containing protein, with protein sequence MKKPPSSRKEARPEETPDQKGRADASAGGSREALIAAATARFGEAGFAATSIRAIAADAGVNLSLISYYFGGKQGLYEACARDIVAKLSAIAGNAILPFGGKAGELPPPDASLAVLERALSAMVDFLVRQQASRPIARFIMRELGSPGLVLDILYDEIMQPVHTAACRLWAAATGGEPDSQTVKLTVFSLIGQIVYFRIARPVVMRRLGWQQMGEAEADAIKAAITANLRAAALAARQAKEVPAPATASTAARTTERKAP encoded by the coding sequence ATGAAAAAGCCGCCATCATCAAGGAAAGAAGCGCGACCTGAAGAGACGCCGGATCAAAAGGGCCGGGCGGATGCCTCTGCCGGTGGCAGCCGCGAGGCGCTGATTGCCGCCGCCACCGCCCGGTTCGGCGAGGCAGGCTTTGCGGCAACCTCGATCCGGGCGATTGCCGCCGATGCGGGGGTCAACCTGTCCCTCATCTCCTATTATTTCGGTGGCAAGCAGGGGCTGTACGAAGCCTGTGCCCGCGACATCGTCGCCAAGCTTTCCGCCATTGCCGGGAACGCCATTCTTCCCTTCGGCGGCAAGGCAGGCGAACTGCCGCCACCCGATGCCTCGCTTGCGGTGCTGGAACGGGCCCTTTCCGCAATGGTCGATTTTCTCGTTCGCCAGCAGGCATCCCGGCCCATCGCCCGCTTCATCATGCGCGAACTGGGCAGTCCCGGCCTGGTGCTCGATATTCTTTATGACGAGATCATGCAGCCTGTTCATACCGCTGCCTGCCGGCTCTGGGCTGCGGCCACCGGCGGCGAACCGGACAGCCAGACGGTGAAGCTCACCGTGTTTTCGCTGATCGGCCAGATCGTGTATTTCCGTATCGCCCGCCCGGTGGTGATGCGCCGGCTTGGCTGGCAGCAGATGGGAGAAGCGGAGGCCGACGCCATCAAGGCGGCCATTACGGCCAATCTGCGCGCCGCCGCCCTTGCCGCCCGGCAGGCAAAAGAGGTGCCCGCTCCCGCCACTGCCAGCACCGCTGCCCGTACCACAGAAAGGAAAGCGCCATGA
- a CDS encoding ABC transporter permease, with translation MGRFFSFGRLFAMLAKESIQMRRDRITFAMMLGIPLIQLVLFGFAINTDPKGLPAALVSASQDRFTRAMVSALELTGYYRFHKTGISATEAEMLIERGDVSFVVTIPSDFAVRVQRGDRPQILIEADATDPSVASGAISTLETVVSNALLRELGTEAETARRAANAMQVVVHRRYNPEGITQYNIVPGLLGVILQLTMVMMTSMALTRETERGTMENLLAMPASAAEIMLGKILPYLVVGAVQVVVVLVAAKLLFDVPFVGSLVLLLFCILLFVLALVLLGYTISTLSRNQMQAMQLTFFFFLPSLLLSGFMFPFRGMPVWAQYFGEIFPLTHFLRVIRAIMLKGADYPVVSGEVAALILFALLFAGLALARFRRTLD, from the coding sequence ATGGGCCGCTTCTTCTCCTTTGGCCGCCTGTTTGCGATGCTCGCCAAGGAATCGATCCAGATGCGCCGCGACCGCATCACCTTTGCCATGATGCTGGGCATTCCCCTGATCCAGCTCGTACTGTTCGGTTTTGCCATCAACACCGATCCCAAGGGACTGCCCGCCGCGCTTGTTTCCGCCAGCCAGGACCGGTTTACCCGTGCCATGGTAAGCGCGCTGGAGCTGACCGGCTATTACCGTTTTCACAAGACAGGCATCTCCGCCACCGAGGCCGAGATGCTGATCGAGCGCGGCGATGTTTCCTTCGTCGTTACCATTCCCTCGGACTTTGCCGTGCGGGTCCAGCGCGGTGACCGGCCGCAAATCCTCATCGAGGCCGATGCCACCGATCCTTCCGTTGCTTCCGGCGCCATCTCGACGCTGGAAACGGTGGTTTCAAACGCCCTGCTGCGTGAGCTCGGCACGGAGGCTGAAACCGCACGCCGCGCCGCCAATGCCATGCAGGTGGTCGTTCACCGCCGCTACAATCCGGAGGGCATTACCCAGTACAACATCGTGCCCGGCCTGCTCGGAGTCATCTTGCAGCTGACCATGGTGATGATGACGTCGATGGCGCTGACGCGGGAAACCGAGCGCGGCACAATGGAAAACCTGCTTGCCATGCCCGCAAGCGCTGCCGAAATCATGCTCGGCAAAATCCTGCCCTATCTGGTGGTCGGTGCCGTTCAGGTGGTTGTCGTGCTGGTTGCCGCCAAGCTGTTGTTCGATGTGCCGTTTGTCGGCTCGCTCGTGCTGTTGCTGTTCTGCATTTTACTGTTCGTGCTGGCACTGGTCCTGCTCGGCTACACCATCTCCACCCTTTCGCGAAACCAGATGCAGGCCATGCAGCTTACCTTCTTCTTCTTCCTGCCTTCCCTGCTGCTGTCGGGCTTCATGTTTCCTTTTCGCGGCATGCCGGTATGGGCGCAGTATTTTGGCGAAATTTTTCCGCTCACCCATTTCCTTCGGGTTATCCGCGCCATCATGCTGAAGGGGGCCGACTACCCGGTCGTTTCCGGCGAAGTGGCGGCGCTCATCCTGTTCGCCCTGCTGTTTGCAGGTCTTGCCCTGGCGCGGTTCCGCCGCACCCTGGATTGA
- a CDS encoding ABC transporter ATP-binding protein, translated as MTDFSPAAALPQGGRKSEAPVIDVRDLVKRFGDKTVVDHVSMKVSKGEISGFLGPNGSGKTTTIRCMCGLLRADSGEGRVLGHDIRTEAWKIKRETGYMTQRFSFYEDLSIRENLQFVARLYGLAPGAVTGTLADLGLTSRQHQLAGTLSGGWKQRLALAACIMHKPRLLLLDEPTAGVDPKARRDFWDEIHQLASDGLTVLVSTHYMDEAERCHRINYISYGRLVASGSVAEVLASAGLTTWVLEGPDLGVIARELEGMPGVDQIAPFGVTLHVVGRDAAALERSVRQMAKAHGVAAARGETSLEDVFIQFMAGSTDNMSTGAASRGEHHTTGKQA; from the coding sequence ATGACGGATTTTTCCCCAGCCGCAGCCTTGCCGCAAGGCGGGCGCAAGAGCGAAGCGCCGGTGATCGATGTGCGTGATCTGGTCAAGCGCTTCGGCGACAAGACCGTGGTCGATCATGTTTCCATGAAGGTTTCGAAGGGCGAGATATCGGGATTTCTCGGGCCAAACGGTTCCGGCAAGACCACCACCATCCGCTGCATGTGCGGCCTGCTGCGTGCCGATAGCGGCGAGGGCAGGGTGCTGGGACATGACATCCGCACCGAAGCCTGGAAAATCAAGCGCGAAACCGGCTACATGACCCAGCGCTTTTCCTTTTACGAAGACCTGTCGATCCGCGAGAACCTGCAATTCGTCGCCCGCCTGTACGGTCTTGCTCCGGGCGCCGTCACCGGAACGCTGGCCGATCTGGGTCTGACCAGCCGCCAGCATCAGCTGGCCGGCACCCTTTCGGGCGGCTGGAAACAGCGCCTGGCGCTGGCTGCCTGCATCATGCACAAACCCAGATTGCTGCTGCTTGACGAGCCGACGGCCGGCGTTGATCCCAAGGCGCGGCGCGATTTCTGGGATGAGATCCATCAACTTGCTTCTGACGGCCTGACGGTGCTGGTCTCCACCCACTACATGGACGAGGCTGAGCGCTGCCACCGCATCAACTACATTTCCTATGGCAGGCTTGTCGCCTCCGGCAGCGTGGCTGAGGTGTTGGCTTCGGCGGGACTGACCACCTGGGTCCTCGAAGGGCCGGATCTTGGCGTCATTGCGCGCGAACTGGAGGGCATGCCGGGGGTCGACCAGATCGCGCCCTTTGGCGTGACCCTGCATGTGGTGGGACGCGACGCGGCGGCGCTGGAGCGCTCCGTGCGGCAGATGGCAAAAGCCCATGGCGTTGCCGCTGCCAGGGGCGAAACCAGTCTGGAGGATGTGTTCATCCAGTTCATGGCAGGGTCAACCGACAACATGAGCACCGGTGCGGCAAGCAGGGGCGAACATCACACAACCGGAAAGCAGGCATAG
- a CDS encoding DMT family transporter produces MMERKQHIDALGAVLLIAISANLGLNQALIKLVNAGMSPAFQAGLRSAFAVLPVAAYMAWRGKKIRFDDGSLLPGILCGFFFAAEFYLLFGALERTTVSRSAVLFYTMPVWVAVAAHFLIPGDTMTKRRALGLVLAMAGVAVAMLRPSAGGAAGNGISADVMLTGDLMALAAATGWAAIAILARTTKLSKSSPEMQLLYQLAISAPILIALAWSTGDMFRAMTPLLWGAFAYQVIGVVAVGFTVWFWVLSVYPASAMASYAFLTPLFGVGFGWLIFGEQLTASLVIALALVGAGIWLVNRR; encoded by the coding sequence ATGATGGAACGCAAGCAGCACATCGATGCGCTGGGGGCGGTTCTGCTCATCGCGATCTCGGCCAATCTCGGCCTCAACCAGGCGCTGATCAAGCTGGTCAATGCCGGCATGTCGCCGGCGTTTCAGGCCGGGTTGCGCTCTGCCTTTGCGGTTCTGCCGGTGGCCGCCTACATGGCGTGGCGGGGAAAGAAAATCCGCTTTGACGACGGCAGCCTGCTGCCCGGCATTTTATGCGGATTTTTCTTTGCAGCAGAATTTTACCTGTTGTTCGGCGCCCTGGAGCGCACCACGGTCAGCCGTTCGGCGGTGCTGTTTTACACCATGCCGGTGTGGGTTGCCGTGGCGGCGCATTTTCTCATTCCAGGCGACACGATGACGAAACGGCGGGCACTGGGCCTGGTGCTTGCAATGGCCGGGGTCGCGGTGGCGATGTTGCGGCCTTCGGCAGGCGGTGCGGCCGGCAATGGCATCTCGGCGGACGTCATGCTGACGGGCGATCTGATGGCGCTTGCAGCTGCGACGGGATGGGCGGCCATTGCCATTCTTGCCCGCACGACGAAGCTCTCCAAATCCTCGCCGGAAATGCAGCTATTGTATCAGCTTGCCATCTCCGCACCGATCCTCATCGCGCTGGCCTGGTCCACGGGCGACATGTTCCGCGCCATGACGCCGCTGTTATGGGGCGCCTTTGCCTATCAGGTGATCGGTGTGGTGGCCGTGGGCTTTACCGTCTGGTTCTGGGTGCTGTCGGTCTATCCGGCATCCGCCATGGCAAGCTATGCCTTTCTGACGCCGCTCTTCGGTGTTGGTTTCGGCTGGCTCATCTTCGGCGAGCAACTGACCGCAAGCCTTGTCATCGCACTGGCGCTGGTGGGCGCGGGCATATGGCTGGTGAACCGGAGGTAG
- a CDS encoding HlyD family secretion protein: MTGLLCSLPLAATLIQTCAPPPPLATGYVEGEFVLAAPVETARLETLSVRRGDRVKAGSVLGSLEKRDAEIAVAQARAALAEAKMKLENLRTGRRAEEIAVLEAALTSAAAQANEAERTLERQQNLIKRGATTAARLEDAVTGAEVAKAKVAETRANLAVARLPARPAEISAAEAGVQQAQAALENAQWRLSQRELTLPVAGTVYDIIRNPGEIAGPQAPVLSVLPQGAVKLRVYVPESALAQLSAGSMLAVNCDNCPPGLTASITYIAPDPEFTPPVIYSIDSRQKLVYLVEASPSGGAAMLKPGQIVDVDLAQSGGDGTR, from the coding sequence ATGACCGGCCTGCTTTGTTCCCTGCCGCTGGCGGCAACCCTGATCCAAACCTGTGCCCCGCCGCCACCATTGGCAACCGGTTATGTGGAAGGCGAGTTCGTGCTGGCCGCCCCTGTGGAAACGGCGCGGCTTGAAACCCTTTCCGTGCGGCGCGGCGACCGCGTTAAAGCCGGTAGTGTGCTTGGCAGTCTTGAAAAGCGCGACGCGGAAATTGCCGTTGCCCAGGCGCGCGCTGCCCTGGCCGAGGCAAAAATGAAGCTGGAAAACCTGCGCACCGGCCGCCGGGCGGAGGAAATCGCCGTTCTGGAGGCAGCCCTTACCTCCGCTGCCGCCCAGGCAAATGAGGCCGAGCGCACGCTTGAGCGCCAGCAGAACCTGATCAAACGCGGCGCCACCACGGCGGCCCGGCTGGAAGATGCGGTAACGGGCGCTGAAGTTGCCAAGGCCAAGGTTGCCGAAACCCGCGCCAATCTTGCCGTTGCCCGGCTGCCCGCGCGGCCGGCCGAGATTTCCGCCGCCGAGGCCGGGGTCCAACAGGCACAGGCCGCGCTTGAAAATGCCCAGTGGCGGCTTTCCCAGCGCGAACTGACGCTTCCCGTGGCGGGCACGGTCTATGACATCATCCGCAATCCGGGCGAAATTGCCGGCCCCCAGGCACCGGTCCTCTCCGTCCTGCCGCAAGGTGCCGTGAAACTGCGCGTCTACGTGCCAGAATCTGCACTGGCGCAGCTTTCGGCCGGCAGCATGCTGGCGGTCAATTGCGACAACTGCCCGCCGGGGTTGACAGCAAGCATCACCTATATCGCCCCGGATCCCGAATTCACCCCGCCGGTCATCTACTCGATCGATAGCCGGCAGAAACTTGTTTATCTCGTCGAGGCCTCGCCCTCCGGCGGTGCTGCAATGCTCAAGCCTGGCCAGATCGTCGATGTCGATCTGGCGCAATCGGGCGGGGACGGTACCCGATGA
- a CDS encoding autotransporter domain-containing protein — protein MTPLGDLPGGSFSSNAFGVSASGSVVVGQSESASGFEAFRWTQATGMVGLGDLAGGSFNSNALGVSSDGSVIVGRGNSGSGTEAFRWTQATGMVGLDDLPGGGFDSQAFAVSGDGSIVVGRGNSALGTEAFRWTQATGMVGLGDLPGGSASSQAFGISSDGSTIVGQSASANGTEAFRWTQSGGMRGLGDLPGGAFYSSAHDASSDGSVIVGQSHGGSGFEAFRWTQAIGMESVRQLLVDDGIDMTGWSLDTAQGVSDAGDVIVGYGNNPSGNTEAWLARLGSGLITASAAQNSVASLAGVTARLQYSVHDTSAGLLDVAWNGACSTPKPDDFSDRWCAYMVGQGTSSLDDLEQLTGALAGGFAYRGATGFRTGIGPTLIGGQSDLAGGGSSDHFGYGIGGFIAAGEPTSGPQVAASAAWVSIEADIERAYLNGSGTDMSQGTTNGSAYGGEMQAGWRIQTGPMQSVTPFANLRYSQVELDGYTESGGGFPAIFDDIDQAMSTLRLGIEGKLQVTQTMEVTSSVAWGTHLNSSGSGFSGSLIGLFGVDVANPDAGEDFIEASLRAKWTSNGTHIAATIGGMIGVEGDDASLFGRLTFTN, from the coding sequence ATGACCCCACTGGGTGACCTGCCAGGAGGGTCCTTTTCAAGTAATGCATTTGGTGTATCTGCCAGCGGTTCTGTTGTCGTGGGACAAAGCGAATCTGCCAGTGGTTTTGAAGCGTTTCGTTGGACGCAAGCAACCGGAATGGTTGGGCTCGGTGACTTGGCTGGAGGGAGTTTCAACAGCAATGCCCTTGGCGTTTCCTCTGACGGGTCCGTGATTGTTGGCAGAGGCAATTCGGGGTCTGGAACCGAAGCCTTTCGCTGGACGCAGGCAACGGGCATGGTCGGCCTTGACGATCTGCCCGGCGGTGGATTCGACAGCCAAGCATTTGCTGTTTCCGGTGATGGGTCTATCGTGGTCGGTCGAGGTAATTCCGCTCTTGGAACCGAGGCCTTCCGCTGGACGCAGGCAACCGGAATGGTCGGGTTGGGCGATCTGCCGGGTGGCAGTGCGTCATCGCAAGCTTTTGGGATTTCATCAGACGGTTCCACCATCGTCGGACAAAGTGCATCGGCAAACGGGACAGAAGCGTTTCGGTGGACACAATCGGGGGGAATGCGGGGGTTGGGCGATCTGCCTGGAGGCGCTTTCTATAGCTCCGCCCATGACGCATCCAGCGACGGATCGGTTATCGTCGGCCAAAGCCATGGTGGAAGTGGTTTCGAAGCCTTTCGATGGACCCAAGCAATCGGGATGGAGAGCGTCAGGCAGCTACTGGTCGATGACGGCATCGACATGACCGGCTGGTCTCTTGATACGGCGCAAGGTGTAAGCGATGCCGGTGATGTGATCGTTGGATATGGCAACAATCCATCCGGCAATACAGAGGCATGGCTTGCCCGGCTCGGTTCGGGCTTGATCACCGCATCTGCTGCCCAGAACTCCGTTGCGAGCCTTGCCGGTGTGACAGCGCGGCTTCAATACAGCGTTCACGATACCTCGGCAGGTCTCCTCGATGTGGCTTGGAATGGAGCATGCAGTACCCCAAAGCCTGATGATTTCTCAGATCGCTGGTGCGCATACATGGTCGGTCAGGGCACGTCCTCGCTTGATGACCTGGAGCAACTCACCGGTGCCTTGGCAGGCGGCTTTGCTTACAGGGGAGCAACTGGCTTCCGCACTGGTATAGGACCGACACTGATTGGTGGTCAGAGCGATCTTGCCGGGGGCGGCAGCAGCGATCATTTCGGCTATGGGATCGGAGGCTTTATTGCTGCAGGAGAACCCACCAGCGGTCCACAGGTTGCAGCCTCAGCGGCATGGGTAAGCATCGAAGCTGATATTGAGCGTGCCTATTTGAACGGCTCGGGGACAGACATGTCTCAAGGTACGACAAATGGCTCTGCTTATGGGGGCGAGATGCAAGCCGGTTGGCGTATTCAAACCGGACCCATGCAGAGCGTAACGCCCTTTGCCAACCTTCGCTACAGCCAGGTCGAACTCGATGGCTACACCGAGAGCGGAGGTGGTTTCCCGGCGATCTTTGACGACATCGACCAGGCAATGAGCACCTTGCGTCTTGGGATCGAAGGCAAACTGCAAGTCACGCAGACCATGGAGGTGACCTCGTCGGTTGCATGGGGAACCCACTTGAACAGTAGCGGTTCGGGCTTCAGCGGTAGTTTGATCGGATTGTTTGGTGTTGATGTAGCCAATCCAGATGCCGGAGAGGACTTCATCGAAGCATCCCTTCGGGCCAAGTGGACCAGCAATGGGACCCATATTGCCGCGACGATTGGCGGAATGATTGGTGTCGAAGGGGACGATGCCAGCCTGTTCGGTCGGCTCACCTTCACCAATTAG